The stretch of DNA ATGCTGTTGGCACGGGCGCTGAAACAGGCGCGCCTGCAATTCCAGCCGCAGCGCGAAGCCTCTTGGGTCCGCGAAAAATGCGGATTGCCAGTATGGTTCCGCCGACGGGAACCAATATGTTGAGAATAATGAGTCCGATGATCCACGGTGCGTCCGAAGAGCTGGATGAGTTTTGCAGCATGGCCCCGAAACAAAGCGAGAACGGCAGCATGGCGAGCGTAAGCAGCAGTGTAACGATACAGAGAATGACGCCTGCGGCAATGCGCCACCCGCTCTTGCCAGGGCGTGGAGCCGTTGGCGGCGGGGGCAGTGGGCTTTCATCTTTGGGCAAATCGGGGGGCAAATCGGGGTCTGTCATTGGATTTAGAACGCTCCTTCCCGTCTTTCTTGCACTAACGTCTCTTGCTTTGACGTTTCTTGCATTAACTCAGAGGGCTTCCCGGGCGCGGGCTTCTTGAACCCGATCCAGCGCCGAATATCTCTTGCGTAGTAAACCAGGATCACAAGGCATATCCATTGAATCGAACACAGTCCCAGGGCAACGTGCACATAGGGTTTCAGCCCGTCGCAAACAAGACGGAATGCCATGTAGCCAATCATGAAAAATTTGAAAGCATCGCCAGGCCGAAAGCGGGAAGCAAAATATTGGCCGCCTGGGGCTGTTTTTTTCGAAGACTCCGCAATCTTGCGCATAACCCATCGCAAAACAGGGACCAAAGCCAGAAGAAAAACAATCTCGTAAACTTGCGTAGGATGCCGCCGGACACCGTCGCCGAAATTGACGCCCCAGGGCAATCGTGTAGGCACACCGTAGGTGTTATCGCTGAGGCCGGTGAGGAAGCACCCGATGCGCCCTATAGCAATGCTCAGAGCCACAGGGATGGCAAACAGGTCGCCGGTTGATTGCTTTTCTCCCAGATATTTCTTGGCCCACTCCACGGCAATGAGCCCGCCCACCAGCCCGCCGATGATGCTCTTGCCGCCCATCAGGTAAAAGGGATCGTGCCAATGCAGAAACGTCGCCGCCGGATCCTCCAGCAGGTACATGAGCTTGGAGCCAATAGCGCCACCCGCCACTGCGGCCGTGATCACCGACCAACGCACGGGATCGGGCGCGGAATCACCGGAGCGCCGGCGCATCCACAGATACGCCAGGATCCCGGCCACATAAGCCATGCTCTCGAAAAACAAATGTGGATGGATCCGCACTCCAGCTACGTAAATGTAAACCGGAAAATTCAAGTGCCTGCACTTCGAATGAAGATGTGGGATTATAACTTAGTTCTCGGTTCTCAGTTCTCGGTTCTCAGTAAAAGCACTCAGCATTCAGCGGTCAGCAATCAGCTGAATGCTGACTACTGAGTGCAGAATGCTTTTTGGCGCTAATGCTTGTGCGCGCCGGCAAACGCAGCCATCCGCTGGATCAAGAAAGGCTCAATCGTTTCCGGATGGTTGATGAGACGAATGAACTCGGGACGAGGATCCTCCGGCGCTCCGACAAACTGGCGCTGCTCCTGCGGAACCGGCGGGCCTCCGGCGATACCCGCCGCCGGAATGGTCGTGGGCAGCTGCACAGCGTACATACTGCCGCCGCCCAGCGTCTCATGCGGATACTTCATCAACCAGGCGCAATTGTGAGAATCGAGAATGAAATTGGCCGAGACAACCACCCATTGGCCGGCATCTGCCGCGGAGGGAGTCTGGCAATTCCACAGCCGCGCGCGCGGAATGGTATCGGCGGGGTCGAACCACGAATAGGAGTCCACATCAATCGTTTTGATGCCGCGCTCCTCGGCGAACCGCTCGACTTCGGGAAGCGACTGGTTCCAATCCACGTTCGAGCGGTCCACGAGCGCGTATGCCGGGCTCCCAAAGCTGAACACGCTGACGTACGGAATGTAGAAGGGATAGGCGCGCAACGCCGTAAACACACAGCCCAGCGATAACAGCACGGCGGCCGCGGCCCCTGCAAATGACCCCGCGGGCGCCGGCCCGCGAAGGCGTCCGAGCATCCTCGGCAAGGGTGCCAGCAGAAGTGTCAGCAGCACCACCGGAATGCTGAAATGCCGGTAGCCGATGTTCAGCCGCGCCGCGATGCAGGCAAACGCAAAGAAAATGAGCGAGGTCCACAGCACGCGCCAGTGAAGCCCATACTCTTGCGGAATCACAGAAACGCTAGGAGCACCTCCGCTGCGTCGTTTCAGCCAGACCGCTGCCCCCAGCGCCAGAACCAGCAGCCCTAAGAATCCAGGCGCAGACTTCAGCACGAAAAGCACCGGAAAATAGAACGGCACGCCATGGGCAAATCTGTGCCCCAGCAAAAACGTCTCGCGGCTCGAAGTGAACGCCACGATCAGAACCCCGAAGAAGTAGCGCAGGGGAGGCAGTATCAGGTGCAGGAGGATCCCTGCCAGAGGTCCGTGCTTGCGGCCGAAGAAGTCCGTCGGCTCACGGAGCGAGAGGATGAAGTAAGTCAGATAGACGACCGCGGCCGCTTCGAATATCCCCACTCGGGTGGCCCGCCAGCGCTTCCGCCGCCACTCGCGCGCTTCGGACTTCCCCGCAGGTTGTCCCGGAACGGCCCGCCAGCGCGTGCTGAGCGCGAATACCAGGAATGCAAAGAAGAGCAGCCCGGCAGAAAACTTCGAAAGCAGCGCTGCGCTGAGGCTCAGCCCAAATGCAAGCGTCTTGTTGCGGGTGGGATCGCGCCACAGTTCAGCGAACGTCCACAGCGTGGTAATAGAAAAAAGCGCGATCGCCAAGTCGGTCAGAACAAGCGGGCCATAGGCAAGAAAGACAGGCGCGGTCACGTAGGCGGTAAGGCACAGCAATCCACCCCACCCTCCGCCCAGCCGCCGCCCCAGCACAAAGACGATCCATCCCAGCGCCAGCGTGAGCAGCAGCATCGGCGCGCGCGCCCACGCGAGCACGGTTGCCTGATCATTCCACCTCGTCACAATCGAATGACCGAATAGACCTTCAAAGAGCCATACACCGAAGATGTATTTGTGCCCAAGCGTCCAGGAAGGATTATCGTAATCGGCGTGCGTTCCACGAATCATCAGCGACACGCCCGCCAAAACCTTTGCCAGCGGCGGATGCTCCGGGTTCATCCGCAGATCGAGTTTTTGCATGTAGCTGAGCCCAGCACCGATGTGTGGCTCTTCGTCAAACGTTACGGATTCGCGGCGTATCGACCCGCCCATCAGCACCGCCATCAGGATCGATAGCGCAACGGCAGCTGCGGCAAACGGGAAACGACCCTCTTCAAGCGAATCCTTCATTTCAACTCCTCCCGCCGGACATGAACCTTAGGCCTGATGCTGGTTAATCCTCACTTGCATGCCGATACCGAGTTTCTCAACTTGCCACATTCTAACCAAAATTGAAAAATGCTCTTCGATTTTAGGAATGCTATAACCTAAGCTTTGGCTTTTCTGTTCACCATTCTCGGCAAGAGTGCTCGCTTGGGCTGAGTGCTGATCGCTGAGTGCTGACTGCTTCTTTCATGCGCATTATCGCAGGCAAATTCCGTAGCCGCCAACTGCGCTCCTTGCAGGGCGCCGATCTGCGTCCTACCTCAGACCGCCTGCGCGAAACCCTGTTCGACGTAATTGTTGCAGCGCGGGAAATCGAAGGCACCATCTGGCTCGACTTGTTTGCCGGCACCGGTGCCGTTGGAATCGAGGCCCTCAGCCGCGGAGCCAAAAAAGTTTACTTCGTCGAATCCGCCCGCAAATCCAATGAGTTGATCAAACAGAACCTGCGCTCATTGAACATCGAAGAGGGATTTCAAATCCTCCAGCAAGATGCTGTCGCCGCCCTCACCAAAGTTCCTGAATCGATAGATATCTGTTTCCTCGATCCGCCCTACAAGATGGAAGAGCAATACGAAAAGGCCCTCTCCTCCCTGGCCAATTCGAATCTGCTGCGCGAAGATTCGCTGGTCATCGCCGAACACAGCAAACACTTCGACCCCCAGGATCAATACGGCAGCCTGCAGCGCTTCCGCAAGCTGGTGCAGGGTGACGCCGTGCTGAGTTTTTACCATTGAGCCTGGAAGTCAAGCTTTGAATGGGCATGGCTTCAGCAGTGCCGCTAAGATGTTGAAAATGAACAATTCCTTGCTGCCGCAGGCCTGCACGCAGCGAACCATACTACCGTACCTTAAAAACTTGTGCGGAAAATCTGCGAAATTGCAACGATGTAAGAACCTGGAAGCCATCTTAAAAATCTCGGCTCTACCAGCCTCTCCTGGGAGCTTGGAGCTGAGAGCTTGGGGCTGTTTTTAGTGGCACCATTGTGGTATCAACTTCTTCTTTCCTGCAGGAACTTGCGGTAGGCTCGGCAATGAAAGTGTATCCAGCGTCCTCAGGGATGCGGGGCTGAAGGGTAGAACAAGGGTTTCAAAGCCCAATAGTTCTTTGAAAATTTTGATTGCCGCGCCGGCCGGCGATTTGGCAGCGGTCGATTCCGTC from Terriglobales bacterium encodes:
- a CDS encoding prolipoprotein diacylglyceryl transferase family protein — protein: MNFPVYIYVAGVRIHPHLFFESMAYVAGILAYLWMRRRSGDSAPDPVRWSVITAAVAGGAIGSKLMYLLEDPAATFLHWHDPFYLMGGKSIIGGLVGGLIAVEWAKKYLGEKQSTGDLFAIPVALSIAIGRIGCFLTGLSDNTYGVPTRLPWGVNFGDGVRRHPTQVYEIVFLLALVPVLRWVMRKIAESSKKTAPGGQYFASRFRPGDAFKFFMIGYMAFRLVCDGLKPYVHVALGLCSIQWICLVILVYYARDIRRWIGFKKPAPGKPSELMQETSKQETLVQERREGAF
- a CDS encoding glycosyltransferase family 39 protein — protein: MKDSLEEGRFPFAAAAVALSILMAVLMGGSIRRESVTFDEEPHIGAGLSYMQKLDLRMNPEHPPLAKVLAGVSLMIRGTHADYDNPSWTLGHKYIFGVWLFEGLFGHSIVTRWNDQATVLAWARAPMLLLTLALGWIVFVLGRRLGGGWGGLLCLTAYVTAPVFLAYGPLVLTDLAIALFSITTLWTFAELWRDPTRNKTLAFGLSLSAALLSKFSAGLLFFAFLVFALSTRWRAVPGQPAGKSEAREWRRKRWRATRVGIFEAAAVVYLTYFILSLREPTDFFGRKHGPLAGILLHLILPPLRYFFGVLIVAFTSSRETFLLGHRFAHGVPFYFPVLFVLKSAPGFLGLLVLALGAAVWLKRRSGGAPSVSVIPQEYGLHWRVLWTSLIFFAFACIAARLNIGYRHFSIPVVLLTLLLAPLPRMLGRLRGPAPAGSFAGAAAAVLLSLGCVFTALRAYPFYIPYVSVFSFGSPAYALVDRSNVDWNQSLPEVERFAEERGIKTIDVDSYSWFDPADTIPRARLWNCQTPSAADAGQWVVVSANFILDSHNCAWLMKYPHETLGGGSMYAVQLPTTIPAAGIAGGPPVPQEQRQFVGAPEDPRPEFIRLINHPETIEPFLIQRMAAFAGAHKH
- the rsmD gene encoding 16S rRNA (guanine(966)-N(2))-methyltransferase RsmD, producing the protein MLTASFMRIIAGKFRSRQLRSLQGADLRPTSDRLRETLFDVIVAAREIEGTIWLDLFAGTGAVGIEALSRGAKKVYFVESARKSNELIKQNLRSLNIEEGFQILQQDAVAALTKVPESIDICFLDPPYKMEEQYEKALSSLANSNLLREDSLVIAEHSKHFDPQDQYGSLQRFRKLVQGDAVLSFYH